Proteins encoded within one genomic window of Numenius arquata chromosome 12, bNumArq3.hap1.1, whole genome shotgun sequence:
- the JCAD gene encoding junctional cadherin 5-associated protein: MFSVEDLLISHGYKLSKNPPVSYENRYDGYRHEIAGNRSAQRTLNGFEAESRAGAYSKKPLVKTNSSSTESSHGSQGRQAGPGYHHDLQGLSTFHTSEGGVYDRPSLAWSSQPKTDKDLAYWRRRGQDFSVLLGYSHKGGVEMKGLAASPGAPRHPKESQLKVGTGAGYLRRSVLQESCEVPGDCKWQSLGMESWNQPKKVGRQMSEGDREKLLQELYSLTLGDNVLSTHNKGKSQSLPRVLSPESMRCVEMPSLNNSNSSLSVTKTPSYPPNRLSVEPAKHHETGGHFLPLVKPKYGRPLKPPSYELQRQTRAPAETMGFQDHYQKDEPIPYLAKVNEPRQDACIQDSALEPPVYVPPPSYKSPSHQNATPRPLNEVPSNDAHASSDQQGPAERVVPCQRPAANTFEAGGDPCKDNHLPHGKQSHARRPTDYLRSVQYIPFDDPRIRHIKITPPEGLQDNAKYTENACSPNSGALQERDLEVQYNSAFLDASNLSNSAKGERTSDSSTHSNRWLAPSIRDQENCALLDQRDSCSTTNHSPRNEASTEYAKGKLSVRNSHMDSTCETVTKVKKFEPGTGMQSKKSSKKKMNETIFCLVSIPVKSESNLPDTDRNNNITQSPDKNGFDNNGALQEQSLLSMSSTDLELQALTGSMTNKNELQKQELWRPEEFKQMNDLRFIQPAKHRELKYSGSWPGDQYKDQQTQTSFTEEPTSPQFFHGTKPEQPTSNKTLSPKPPGCPTSARGSKQVGLPSDERNCRQTSYGMKGQMHLSQSSNSAFSRTATSVLQAPSPKANQSQPVPAQERETGLFPRGDVVKGEAGAPCNSKELFGQFLLKPVSRRPWDAISELESFNKELQEQEESTSSEEDMGSVAASPQAGGLTQRRASRSEKLNQEPKHGRKSEMVVPEVPVFKPGRVKSKSESWSVGTEHGGEPGCVGSQGSSQPGGSSEGVRPADGSLITEMRMGEAKSGTSKQQVRVGPLKRVLSSSPRSSCHSNPFNNPVLQEMSEDQNYLDFVKLSKGATPTNDTVLERGSVVRLSLTKRSQGRSEPDLRSVGLDVAPGPGANNSDHSSNANAVEIPVNESLQARAARILGIDIAVESLLPDDHVGSQPGTSPANGAQDFESSVGSTVSEKEGKKEGSYEGRRKCGWTESALFVGAGGRSLYPDECQTTPQEASAKTPVTEQILEQPASPSQGEDQNLVCKSAVYQHSEKRVRSTSKVIETLQGKLTSPPSRTAMDRLVRMKEVDSVSRMRRLSIKSADSGEEVDEEKLSRVQEERGSKLASSGAVSKRVISLSENGYLGGMDKKKIDRDFSLDTYDPTKVEKV; encoded by the exons ggtTTATGACAGGCCTTCATTAGCATGGTCTTCCCAGCCCAAGACTGATAAAGACCTTGCCTACTGGAGGAGACGAGGACAGGACTTCAGTGTGCTGCTGGGCTATTCCCATAAAGGTGGCGTGGAAATGAAAGGCCTGGCTGCATCCCCGGGGGCACCCCGGCACCCCAAGGAGAGTCAGCTGAAGGTGGGGACGGGCGcagggtacctcaggagaagcgTTTTGCAGGAGAGCTGCGAAGTGCCAGGTGACTGCAAATGGCAGAGTCTGGGGATGGAAAGCTGGAACCAGCCAAAAAAGGTAGGGAGACAAATGTCCGAGGGCGACAGGGAGAAGCTGCTTCAAGAGTTGTATTCGCTGACGCTGGGAGATAACGTACTGAGCACCCACAACAAGGGGAAATCGCAGTCCTTGCCGAGGGTCCTTTCTCCAGAGAGTATGAGGTGCGTGGAAATGCCCTCCCTGAACAACAGTAACAGCTCGCTCAGCGTAACTAAAACCCCCTCCTATCCCCCAAACAGACTGAGTGTGGAACCAGCCAAGCACCACGAAACGGGAGGCCATTTCCTTCCCCTAGTGAAACCCAAGTATGGGAGACCTCTCAAGCCTCCGTCCTACGAACTGCAGCGGCAGACGAGGGCACCTGCAGAAACCATGGGTTTCCAGGACCACTACCAGAAAGACGAACCCATCCCCTACTTAGCCAAAGTTAATGAGCCAAGGCAAGATGCTTGCATCCAAGACTCTGCTTTGGAGCCCCCAGTGTATGTACCTCCTCCATCTTACAAATCCCCGTCTCACCAAAATGCGACCCCACGTCCCCTCAATGAAGTGCCTAGCAACGACGCGCATGCCAGCAGTGATCAGCAGGGTCCTGCGGAGCGGGTTGTCCCCTGCCAACGACCAGCTGCGAATACTTTTGAAGCGGGGGGTGACCCTTGCAAAGACAACCACCTTCCTCACGGGAAGCAAAGCCATGCGCGGCGCCCCACTGACTACCTGCGTTCTGTTCAGTATATTCCCTTTGATGATCCTCGAATACGACATATTAAAATCACACCACCGGAAGGTCTGCAGGACAACGCTAAATACACTGAAAATGCATGTAGTCCCAATTCTGGTGCTTTGCAAGAGAGAGATCTTGAAGTACAGTACAACAGTGCCTTCTTGGATGCATCAAACTTGTCCAATTCTGCAAAGGGAGAAAGAACTTCCGACAGCTCCACGCATAGCAACAGATGGTTGGCACCATCCATCCGAGATCAGGAAAATTGTGCCTTGCTGGACCAAAGAGATAGTTGTAGCACAACTAATCATAGCCCCCGTAATGAAGCCAGCACGGAGTATGCAAAAGGCAAACTTTCTGTAAGAAATTCACATATGGACAGCACCTGTGAGACTGTTACAAAAGTGAAAAAGTTTGAACCTGGAACGGGGATGCAGAGCAAAAagagttcaaagaaaaaaatgaatgaaactaTATTTTGTTTGGTCTCTATCCCAGTTAAATCAGAATCCAATCTGCCAGATACAGATAGGAACAACAACATAACCCAGAGCCCTGATAAGAATGGGTTTGATAACAATGGGGCTTTGCAAGAACAAAGTCTCTTAAGTATGTCTTCAACAGACTTGGAGTTACAAGCGCTTACAGGAAGCATGACCAATAAAAATGAGTTACAAAAACAAGAGTTGTGGAGACCAGAAGAGTTCAAACAAATGAATGACCTCAGATTTATTCAGCCTGCAAAACACAGAGAGCTCAAATACTCTGGCTCCTGGCCAGGTGATCAGTACAAAGACCAGCAGACACAGACCAGTTTCACTGAAGAACCTACAAGCCCACAATTTTTCCATGGTACAAAGCCTGAGCAACCCACTAGTAACAAAACGCTGTCTCCAAAGCCCCCAGGATGTCCAACATCCGCAAGAGGGTCAAAACAGGTGGGGTTGCCTTCTGATGAGAGAAACTGCAGACAGACCTCTTACGGCATGAAGGGTCAGATGCACCTCAGCCAGTCTAGCAACAGTGCATTTTCCAGGACTGCCACCTCGGTCCTTCAGGCCCCCTCCCCAAAAGCCAACCAGAGCCAGCCCGTGCCTGCCCAGGAGAGGGAAACCGGCCTTTTTCCCAGGGGAGATGTAGTTAAGGGTGAAGCAGGCGCTCCCTGCAACAGTAAAGAGCTGTTTGGGCAGTTCCTATTGAAGCCTGTAAGTCGCCGTCCCTGGGATGCAATAAGTGAGCTAGAAAGTTTTAACAAGGAGCTGCAAGAGCAGGAAGAGAGCACAAGCAGTGAAGAAGATATGGGAAGCGTTGCGGCTTCTCCGCAGGCAGGTGGCCTTACCCAGAGGAGGGCATCCAGAAGCGAGAAGTTGAACCAGGAGCCAAAACACGGTAGGAAATCAGAAATGGTTGTGCCAGAGGTGCCTGTATTTAAGCCAGGAAGAGTTAAAAGTAAGTCTGAAAGTTGGAGCGTGGGGACGGAGCATGGCGGCGAGCCGGGCTGTGTTGGCTCTCAAGGCTCCTCACAGCCAGGAGGGAGCAGTGAAGGAGTCAGGCCAGCAGATGGAAGTCTGATAACAGAAATGAGGATGGGGGAAGCCAAGAGCGGAACAAGCAAGCAGCAAGTTCGTGTGGGCCCTCTCAAGAGAGTTTTGTCCAGTAGCCCAAGGAGTTCATGTCACAGTAATCCTTTCAATAACCCTGTCTTGCAGGAGATGAGTGAAGACCAAAATTACCTAGATTTTGTTAAACTGAGCAAAGGTGCAACTCCCACAAATGATACAGTATTAGAGAGAGGCTCAGTAGTACGCTTGTCACTAACGAAGAGGAGCCAAGGGCGCTCTGAGCCAGATTTGAGGTCAGTGGGACTTGATGTAGCTCCAGGACCTGGTGCTAACAATTCTGATCACTCTTCAAATGCAAATGCAGTGGAAATCCCTGTGAATGAGTCATTGCAGGCAAGAGCTGCAAGAATTTTAGGTATAGATATAGCAGTGGAGTCTCTCCTTCCAGATGACCATGTTGGGTCCCAGCCAGGCACTAGCCCTGCAAATGGTGCCCAGGACTTTGAGTCATCAGTGGGGAGCACAGTaagtgaaaaagaaggaaaaaaagagggttcATATGAAGGGAGACGAAAGTGTGGCTGGACAGAGAGTGCTCTCTTTGTTGGAGCAGGAGGCCGATCTTTATACCCTGATGAATGCCAGACCACTCCCCAGGAAGCCAGTGCTAAAACACCGGTAACTGAGCAAATTCTTGAACAACCGGCGAGTCCGAGCCAAGGTGAGGACCAAAACTTGGTTTGCAAGTCAGCTGTATATCAGCATTCAGAAAAGAGAGTGAGAAGCACCTCGAAAGTGATAGAGACACTCCAAGGCAAGCTCACTTCTCCGCCGAGCCGGACTGCCATGGATCGCTTAGTGCGGATGAAAGAAGTTGACTCTGTGTCCCGGATGAGACGTCTGAGCATTAAGAGTGCAGACTCAGGAGAGGAGGTGGATGAGGAGAAACTGTCAAGGGtacaagaggagagaggaagcaaACTGGCAAGCTCAGGGGCTGTTTCCAAGCGTGTTATCTCTCTCAGTGAAAATGGATATTTAGGTGGAATGGACAAGAAGAAGATCGACAGAGATTTTTCTTTAG aTACATATGACCCCACCAAAGTTGAAAAGGTGTGA